One genomic segment of Vulpes vulpes isolate BD-2025 chromosome 2, VulVul3, whole genome shotgun sequence includes these proteins:
- the HSD17B1 gene encoding 17-beta-hydroxysteroid dehydrogenase type 1 isoform X1 has product MDRTVVLITGCSSGIGLHLALRLASDPSRSFKVYATLRDLGTQGPLWEAARSRGCPPGSLETLQLDVRDADSVAAARARVTEGRVDVLVCNAGRGLLGPLEAHAAGAVESVLDVNVAGTVRTLQAFLPDMKRRGSGRILGCHSTLFTAPASSRSRVCARAWRFCSRPSGSTGRLGPRRLVTGPRSPSEEACQPGALMRVSLTPTGCGSGRGRVRFGGTPPPEGSGYPLVALGPQREPHRVRPGAHRLPGEAGGRPGRGAGRRGRQDPPPLLQLPAPFGADLPRGGAGPGGGDGGLPHRAARPAPGPALLQHRALPALGAPALGRLQRPQLRRRHAPRGVRRRARAGGGRRRGPAPPRAPRSPRRPAIKAWPTAACSSLLGAPAARGSGQGARLPAAPHVCDKWHVQRVGDPETEGNPAHTSAETELQKLEGASPPEGRVQRGGRIP; this is encoded by the exons ATGGACCGCACTGTGGTGCTCATCACTGGCTGCTCCTCCGGCATTGGCCTGCACCTGGCCCTGCGTTTGGCGTCAGACCCTTCCCGGAGCTTCAAAG TGTATGCCACGCTACGGGACCTGGGGACACAGGGCCCGCTGTGGGAGGCAGCCCGGTCCCGAGGGTGCCCTCCTGGCTCCCTGGAGACGTTGCAGCTGGACGTGAGGGACGCAGATTCTGTGGCCGCTGCTCGGGCACGCGTGACCGAGGGCCGCGTGGATGTCCTGG TGTGTAATGCAGGGCGGGGCCTGCTCGGGCCGCTGGAGGCGCACGCGGCGGGCGCCGTGGAGTCCGTGCTGGACGTGAACGTGGCCGGGACCGTGCGGACCCTGCAGGCCTTCCTGCCGGACATGAAGCGCCGCGGCTCGGGCCGCATCCTG GGCTGCCATTCAACGCTGTTTACTGCGCCAGCAAGTTCGCGATCGAGGGTCTGTGCGAGAGCCTGGCGGTTCTGCTCACGCCCTTCGGGGTCCA CTGGGAGGCTCGGGCCGAGGAGGCTggtgactggcccaaggtcacccagcgaGGAAGCCTGCCAGCCCGGGGCTCTGATGCGggtctccctcacccccaccggCTGCGGGAGCGGGAGAGGCAGGGTGCGCTTCGGGGGTACGCCGCCTCCCGAAGGCTCTGGCTACCCACTCGTCGCTCTGGGCCCGCAGCGTGAGCCTCATCGAGTGCGGCCCGGTGCGCACCGCCTTCCTGGAGAAGCTGGAGGGCGTCCCGGGCGGGGTGCTGGACGGCGCGGACGCCAAGACCCGCCACCTCTTCTCCAGCTACCGGCGCCATTCGGAGCAGATCTTCCGCGAGGCGGCGCAGGACCCGGAGGAGGTGACGGAG GTCTTCCTCACCGCGctgcgcgccccgcgcccggccctGCGCTACTTCAGCACCGAGCGCTTCCTGCCCTTGGCGCACCTGCGCTTGGCCGACTCCAGCGGCCGCAGCTACGTCGCCGCCATGCACCGCGCGGTGTTCGCCGACGAGCCCGCGCAGGAGGAGGCCGCCGCCGCGGGCCCGcaccgccccgcgccccgcgctccccccgccgccccgcaatAAAGGCTTGGCCCACCGCTGCCTGCAGCTCTCTCCTTGGCGCCCCAGCGGCGCGCGGTTCCGGCCAGGGCGCCAGGCTGCCTGCGGCCCCGCACGTGTGCGACAAGTGGCACGTGCAGCGCGTGGGAGATCCAGAGACCGAGGGTAACCCGGCTCATACCAGTGCGGAAACCGAGCTCCAGAAATTGGAAGGAGCTAGCCCACCGGAAGGCAGGGTGCAGAGGGGTGGCCGGATTCCCTGA
- the HSD17B1 gene encoding 17-beta-hydroxysteroid dehydrogenase type 1 isoform X3: MDRTVVLITGCSSGIGLHLALRLASDPSRSFKVYATLRDLGTQGPLWEAARSRGCPPGSLETLQLDVRDADSVAAARARVTEGRVDVLVCNAGRGLLGPLEAHAAGAVESVLDVNVAGTVRTLQAFLPDMKRRGSGRILVTGSMGGLMGLPFNAVYCASKFAIEGLCESLAVLLTPFGVHVSLIECGPVRTAFLEKLEGVPGGVLDGADAKTRHLFSSYRRHSEQIFREAAQDPEEVTEVGAGRGAAPEKREPPPQPRNSGQRTSSRRLRSSSPRCAPRARPCATSAPSASCPWRTCAWPTPAAAATSPPCTARCSPTSPRRRRPPPRARTAPRPALPPPPRNKGLAHRCLQLSPWRPSGARFRPGRQAACGPARVRQVARAARGRSRDRG, from the exons ATGGACCGCACTGTGGTGCTCATCACTGGCTGCTCCTCCGGCATTGGCCTGCACCTGGCCCTGCGTTTGGCGTCAGACCCTTCCCGGAGCTTCAAAG TGTATGCCACGCTACGGGACCTGGGGACACAGGGCCCGCTGTGGGAGGCAGCCCGGTCCCGAGGGTGCCCTCCTGGCTCCCTGGAGACGTTGCAGCTGGACGTGAGGGACGCAGATTCTGTGGCCGCTGCTCGGGCACGCGTGACCGAGGGCCGCGTGGATGTCCTGG TGTGTAATGCAGGGCGGGGCCTGCTCGGGCCGCTGGAGGCGCACGCGGCGGGCGCCGTGGAGTCCGTGCTGGACGTGAACGTGGCCGGGACCGTGCGGACCCTGCAGGCCTTCCTGCCGGACATGAAGCGCCGCGGCTCGGGCCGCATCCTGGTGACCGGGAGCATGGGCGGTCTGATGG GGCTGCCATTCAACGCTGTTTACTGCGCCAGCAAGTTCGCGATCGAGGGTCTGTGCGAGAGCCTGGCGGTTCTGCTCACGCCCTTCGGGGTCCA CGTGAGCCTCATCGAGTGCGGCCCGGTGCGCACCGCCTTCCTGGAGAAGCTGGAGGGCGTCCCGGGCGGGGTGCTGGACGGCGCGGACGCCAAGACCCGCCACCTCTTCTCCAGCTACCGGCGCCATTCGGAGCAGATCTTCCGCGAGGCGGCGCAGGACCCGGAGGAGGTGACGGAGGTAGGCGCCGGGCGCGGCGCGGCCCCGGAGAAgagggagcccccaccccagccccgcaACTCCGGCCAGCGCACCTCCTCCCGCCGCCTCAGGTCTTCCTCACCGCGctgcgcgccccgcgcccggccctGCGCTACTTCAGCACCGAGCGCTTCCTGCCCTTGGCGCACCTGCGCTTGGCCGACTCCAGCGGCCGCAGCTACGTCGCCGCCATGCACCGCGCGGTGTTCGCCGACGAGCCCGCGCAGGAGGAGGCCGCCGCCGCGGGCCCGcaccgccccgcgccccgcgctccccccgccgccccgcaatAAAGGCTTGGCCCACCGCTGCCTGCAGCTCTCTCCTTGGCGCCCCAGCGGCGCGCGGTTCCGGCCAGGGCGCCAGGCTGCCTGCGGCCCCGCACGTGTGCGACAAGTGGCACGTGCAGCGCGTGGGAGATCCAGAGACCGAGGGTAA
- the HSD17B1 gene encoding 17-beta-hydroxysteroid dehydrogenase type 1 isoform X2 — protein sequence MDRTVVLITGCSSGIGLHLALRLASDPSRSFKVYATLRDLGTQGPLWEAARSRGCPPGSLETLQLDVRDADSVAAARARVTEGRVDVLVCNAGRGLLGPLEAHAAGAVESVLDVNVAGTVRTLQAFLPDMKRRGSGRILGCHSTLFTAPASSRSRVCARAWRFCSRPSGSTGRLGPRRLVTGPRSPSEEACQPGALMRVSLTPTGCGSGRGRVRFGGTPPPEGSGYPLVALGPQREPHRVRPGAHRLPGEAGGRPGRGAGRRGRQDPPPLLQLPAPFGADLPRGGAGPGGGDGGRRRARRGPGEEGAPTPAPQLRPAHLLPPPQVFLTALRAPRPALRYFSTERFLPLAHLRLADSSGRSYVAAMHRAVFADEPAQEEAAAAGPHRPAPRAPPAAPQ from the exons ATGGACCGCACTGTGGTGCTCATCACTGGCTGCTCCTCCGGCATTGGCCTGCACCTGGCCCTGCGTTTGGCGTCAGACCCTTCCCGGAGCTTCAAAG TGTATGCCACGCTACGGGACCTGGGGACACAGGGCCCGCTGTGGGAGGCAGCCCGGTCCCGAGGGTGCCCTCCTGGCTCCCTGGAGACGTTGCAGCTGGACGTGAGGGACGCAGATTCTGTGGCCGCTGCTCGGGCACGCGTGACCGAGGGCCGCGTGGATGTCCTGG TGTGTAATGCAGGGCGGGGCCTGCTCGGGCCGCTGGAGGCGCACGCGGCGGGCGCCGTGGAGTCCGTGCTGGACGTGAACGTGGCCGGGACCGTGCGGACCCTGCAGGCCTTCCTGCCGGACATGAAGCGCCGCGGCTCGGGCCGCATCCTG GGCTGCCATTCAACGCTGTTTACTGCGCCAGCAAGTTCGCGATCGAGGGTCTGTGCGAGAGCCTGGCGGTTCTGCTCACGCCCTTCGGGGTCCA CTGGGAGGCTCGGGCCGAGGAGGCTggtgactggcccaaggtcacccagcgaGGAAGCCTGCCAGCCCGGGGCTCTGATGCGggtctccctcacccccaccggCTGCGGGAGCGGGAGAGGCAGGGTGCGCTTCGGGGGTACGCCGCCTCCCGAAGGCTCTGGCTACCCACTCGTCGCTCTGGGCCCGCAGCGTGAGCCTCATCGAGTGCGGCCCGGTGCGCACCGCCTTCCTGGAGAAGCTGGAGGGCGTCCCGGGCGGGGTGCTGGACGGCGCGGACGCCAAGACCCGCCACCTCTTCTCCAGCTACCGGCGCCATTCGGAGCAGATCTTCCGCGAGGCGGCGCAGGACCCGGAGGAGGTGACGGAGGTAGGCGCCGGGCGCGGCGCGGCCCCGGAGAAgagggagcccccaccccagccccgcaACTCCGGCCAGCGCACCTCCTCCCGCCGCCTCAGGTCTTCCTCACCGCGctgcgcgccccgcgcccggccctGCGCTACTTCAGCACCGAGCGCTTCCTGCCCTTGGCGCACCTGCGCTTGGCCGACTCCAGCGGCCGCAGCTACGTCGCCGCCATGCACCGCGCGGTGTTCGCCGACGAGCCCGCGCAGGAGGAGGCCGCCGCCGCGGGCCCGcaccgccccgcgccccgcgctccccccgccgccccgcaatAA
- the HSD17B1 gene encoding 17-beta-hydroxysteroid dehydrogenase type 1 isoform X4, translating to MDRTVVLITGCSSGIGLHLALRLASDPSRSFKVYATLRDLGTQGPLWEAARSRGCPPGSLETLQLDVRDADSVAAARARVTEGRVDVLVCNAGRGLLGPLEAHAAGAVESVLDVNVAGTVRTLQAFLPDMKRRGSGRILVTGSMGGLMGLPFNAVYCASKFAIEGLCESLAVLLTPFGVHVSLIECGPVRTAFLEKLEGVPGGVLDGADAKTRHLFSSYRRHSEQIFREAAQDPEEVTEVFLTALRAPRPALRYFSTERFLPLAHLRLADSSGRSYVAAMHRAVFADEPAQEEAAAAGPHRPAPRAPPAAPQ from the exons ATGGACCGCACTGTGGTGCTCATCACTGGCTGCTCCTCCGGCATTGGCCTGCACCTGGCCCTGCGTTTGGCGTCAGACCCTTCCCGGAGCTTCAAAG TGTATGCCACGCTACGGGACCTGGGGACACAGGGCCCGCTGTGGGAGGCAGCCCGGTCCCGAGGGTGCCCTCCTGGCTCCCTGGAGACGTTGCAGCTGGACGTGAGGGACGCAGATTCTGTGGCCGCTGCTCGGGCACGCGTGACCGAGGGCCGCGTGGATGTCCTGG TGTGTAATGCAGGGCGGGGCCTGCTCGGGCCGCTGGAGGCGCACGCGGCGGGCGCCGTGGAGTCCGTGCTGGACGTGAACGTGGCCGGGACCGTGCGGACCCTGCAGGCCTTCCTGCCGGACATGAAGCGCCGCGGCTCGGGCCGCATCCTGGTGACCGGGAGCATGGGCGGTCTGATGG GGCTGCCATTCAACGCTGTTTACTGCGCCAGCAAGTTCGCGATCGAGGGTCTGTGCGAGAGCCTGGCGGTTCTGCTCACGCCCTTCGGGGTCCA CGTGAGCCTCATCGAGTGCGGCCCGGTGCGCACCGCCTTCCTGGAGAAGCTGGAGGGCGTCCCGGGCGGGGTGCTGGACGGCGCGGACGCCAAGACCCGCCACCTCTTCTCCAGCTACCGGCGCCATTCGGAGCAGATCTTCCGCGAGGCGGCGCAGGACCCGGAGGAGGTGACGGAG GTCTTCCTCACCGCGctgcgcgccccgcgcccggccctGCGCTACTTCAGCACCGAGCGCTTCCTGCCCTTGGCGCACCTGCGCTTGGCCGACTCCAGCGGCCGCAGCTACGTCGCCGCCATGCACCGCGCGGTGTTCGCCGACGAGCCCGCGCAGGAGGAGGCCGCCGCCGCGGGCCCGcaccgccccgcgccccgcgctccccccgccgccccgcaatAA